From Cervus elaphus chromosome 10, mCerEla1.1, whole genome shotgun sequence:
GCACAAGAAGATCCGGAGGCGGGCGCTGTGCCAGGCAGGCACCATGCCCAAGATGGTCGCCATCTGCAGCAGGAAGAGGCCGCACACGTCCACATAGCCGGGCCCGCCCCGGGGCCGCAGCAGGTTGAGGGGCCACACGTCCACATGATGCAGCTGGGAGGTGCCCCCAGACCCCCGGCTCAGCCGCTCGGGGGGCAGGGCCCCACAGGCCCGGGCCAGGACCACGTTCTTGTTCATCTTCAGGGCGTCTGCCACGGTGGCCACGTAGTCCTGGGGACTGAGAGCCCGGGGGCTCCCAGGAGCCCGGGGTGGAGGgaacagggtgctcagggccgggGCCCCGGCCTCTTGGGTGCCATCCGCAGGCTCAGAGAAAGCCGGGTCCGTCAGGAAGTGATCCTGGGGTGCAGCATCGTCGTAGAAACCCAGGACCAGCGTGTTGGGCTTCATGCCACCTGGGGGGGCAGAGAGGTAGGTGGGAAGGAACCCAGGGGAATCAGATGGGTGGGCTGAGTTCACAGCACGCTAACGGGCGCCCACTCCCATCTGCTGACAGCGCTGTGTGTCAGCCATCAGGTATGACATGTGCATAACATGGCCTCTTAAGGCAACATTATGCACATTTGCATAATGACTTTCCGTGTTCCCAAACACTTTCACATGCATTTATTTGGTTTATCTCCATGACTAATCTCCCCCACCGAAATAGGCAAAGTGGGCCCTAAAGCTTGCTTTAACTAAGGAGCACTTCCAGTCCATGGCAGTAGGATGCATTCATTCCGGGCTTCAAGCCGCACACCTTTTCGTGATGGGAGAGAGGAGTCTGACTCCACTGGCAGATGGGACCCCTGATTAACCAAGCTCATGGCCTCGATTCCCAGGGAGATAACGCTCAGACCCTGCTAGCGGAGGATGAGAGCTCAGGACAGGGGGCTGCACAATCCGTTTCTAGGACCGCAGAGTCCTAATGATGGCCTGTCCAAAGCACCGTCCCCAGTGAGCTTACCATCTGCACACTGACGGGGCCCCGTCCTGTTGAAAgtacttcatatttttaactcATCAGATCCCTGAAGCAACGCTATGAGGTAGAGACGATTACTCACCCTCTCTTACAGATAAGGAACCTGAGACCCAGAGCGGTGAAGTCACTAGCCCAAAGGCTCACGGCTGGTAAACACTGGGGCCAGGAAGTGACCATGATGTCTCGGGCACCAGAGCCTGTTCTCTTAGCCACTAAGTGGGTGGTGCGCCAACCACAAAGCCCCCAGTCCCTGCTGACAGCTTCCGGGCTTTAAGCATCTGAACAACCAATATAGGATGGGATCATTTCCCCTGTGGCAGGGTTGTGTTTACAGGAAGACTCAGACCTCTTCTAAGACCCATTCTCAAGGGGCAAATGGTTTACTCAAAATCTACTACCAAATCAAATTCTCCATGCTGGGGAACTGACTGCTTAAAGGAAACCTTTCCCTTTTTATGTGAGTTATTTTCAGCAGGATGAATGGCATGGAAGGAGTGGTCTCTTGGTCCGGGCTCCCCCACAAAAGATGGGACTGGAGGAGATGCTGCGAGGTCTATCTGATACTATCTCATGATGCTTGCCAACACCCCTAGAACTCCTTACCAGGTGGGAATTCCAACCGACCTTGCAAATTAAACTATTCAAACCCCCTCCTGAGCATTTTCCAGGGTTCTGATTGACATCAACCAAGCGAGCAGGGCAATGTCCAACACCTGAACTTTAGCCAGACTGTCAGTGGGGTAGGAAGCATGCACTCAGGGAGGGCGCAAACATTAATCCCAAGACTGAGAAAGAAGGAGGCGGCTCAGCAGGGTTTGGAGGAAGGTGGGGTGCTGGGCCAGAGGACACGGGTCACAAAGCCGGGAACATTCCACTCCATCTGAGAGCATCAGCCACGCCCCTGCCACCCTCGGCACCCTTTATAGTGTCTGGGGGCCTTGTTAGTTACATCACTTCCCTCTTCTCTGCTCAAGGCTCAGCTGAGATACTATCTCATCACAAAACCTTGTCCACCACATCAGTGACCAcggtcttcctctttctgaactCCAGTGGTTAGAAAGCATCTGCCCTGGATTTTGATGGGGGCAACGCCCAGCCTCAAATCCTTCTCCCATTGTCCTCAGGAAGACAACACACTCTTCACAGCCTGTGCCCCAATCATGGGtcagaaagaaaccaaaaaaagccATGTTCCTCCATCTCTAGTCCTAAGGCAGCTCCTCGGAGACCTCCTCACACACTGTCTTTTATCTTTGAGGATCAAGTCCTGTCTGCACGAGACGGCAGATTCCTTTTGGAGTCTGCAATCTGTGGTTTACTCtcggggggaggggagcagagatgGAGAGGGGCCCCGGAGGGGGCCAAGGGCAGCTCACCAAGACCCGAGATCCGCAGCAGGTGCTGAGCTCCCTGGCGCACAGAGGGCGAGAGGGTGAGATCCACAAAGGCCTTCACCTGGGCCCGGTCCACCAGGCTCAGCCATGCCCCGTACTGCGGCTGCACGGGGTCTGAGGGTAGAGAGTCTGCAGAGAAGGCAGGCAAACACGTATGGGCCAGACTCGTGCACTTCCTCCTCGAGTCCAGATCCCAGGTGGGCAGAAAAGAAGGGTCTGGGCAGGGACGCGGCTGGTTAGGAAGGGCGATCTGGGAAGACTGCAAGAAGTCTCAGGGATATCAAGAACACAAAGAGCATCtgggagccagagagagagaggatgtggggggtgggggggtaggtgGTGAGTGGAGGGCAACTGACCGAGGTCTCCCAGGGTGACATGGCCCAGCACGTAGAGACCCCCTTTCTTGAGCTGGTTGGCCAATCGCAGCAGAGGCAGGGTGCCTCGGGGGTTCCCCACTAGGAGCAGCAGCTGCGGCCGCCAGAACTTCACGTGGTCCTTCCGGACGTCCAGCCGGAGCAGGTACTTCCGCACCTGGAGTCAAGGGGAGGcggaggggggaggaagggatctgGCGGGTGGCCCCAATCCATCCCCCAGGTCTCCCCAGAATGGGGGTGTTCCCAACCCGCCCCACACTCCCCTCCACCAGCTCCCCGGACCTGGTGGAAAAGCAGGGCCTGGCTGACGTAGCCCCAGCTGCTGGGCCCTCCTCGAGCCGTGAGCAGGGCAGAAAGCAGGCCCATGAGGAGCAGGGAGCCGCCGGCGGCCCCGGGGCTGATGAGGAACATCATGAGCAGGCAGGAGGCCACCCCCAGCAAGCAGGTGTGCCAGGAGAAGAGGTtgaaggtggggctgggggccgaCAGAGAAGGAACAGTGCTCGGGGAGGCCCCCGACATCACATCATCACCTCCGCTCCCGCCCCAAATCTGCCCGCTTGGTCCCAGGCCTTCCCACCATCATTACTCCCGCCCTTCCTCCGGGGACACAGGCGGCTCCTTCTCTCACCGGAAGTTGGGGGCCGAGGCCCACTCCAGGCTCAGGCAGGACAGGTCCACGGCAGCGTAGGCCACCAAGTAGAAGACAGTGACCACGGCGGCCAGCGTGTTCAGCTTTCCGGCCAGGAGCACCAGCTGGATGAGGACCGAGAGGCTGGGCGTCCGTTGCCTCCTCGGGCACGTCTCCCCGCACGCACGCCCAACCCTCCCCAGTCCCAGGAGTGTAACCGGAGGGGCTGAGGTGAGGGCAGCTTGAGGAGGCAGGCTTACCTGCACAAGGGCCCAGGAATACAGCACAGCCCCCCAGGGGTTCCCCCCTCGGGATACCACCTTGGCCGGCGCCAGGACCACTCCTGTGCAAACCGAAAGGCAGCAGGCAGAAAGGTGAGCCCGGGGCCGAGCAGGGGACAGAGACAGACACGTGAAGGTGCGCTCAGAGCCCCGCATGAGGCAGGGGAAGCCCACCGAAGAGGTCGTCCTGGGCCAGGGCGTGGAGGATGCGGGAGGCGCCAATGAGGGAGCTCATGGAGGCGGAGAGCGACGTGGCGTAGATCCCAACCAGCACCAGCGGGGGCCACAGGCTGATGGCTCGGAAGAAGCCATAGTCCTCCTGCAGCAGCACCCTGCAggcaaggagaggaggaggaagccggACATAAAGGTGTGTCCACCCCCAGGGACCTGATGAGAACAGTGCTCTCAACACCGGGCGGGTTCAGCGCTGGGCGTTCCGGACTGACCCCATCCCTGACCTCAAGGATCATACTGATAGATCGAGTGGGCCTGGGGGGTCAGGCTGGGGTTCTACTGGTTGTCATTGGGCTGCTGTGGATTTAATCACAGGGTGGACATTCCCAACGGTATAGGCACAAGAGGCCAAATATTTATGGAGCCACAGATTGACTGGCAAGCCCCACCCCCAGACCAAGCAGCACCAGGCAGGAAGCAAATGCTGGCTTCCGGTGGGCTCTTACCACGTAACCAGCCCTCCCCATTTCAGGCATCAGCTCCGACTCACTCCCCATTTTCCATGCACCCCAACCATGTGGGCATCTCCCACGCCCCCCAGCCAGTGCTTCACTTGGGGAACCAGGTGTGACAACTCCATTCCCACACCCCACTTCGCCCCGTGCCCAGGCACCTGTCACACGTGAAGCtggagaggaagaaaagcaggATGTAGATGAAGAAAGTATAGGCAACAGCAACGATCGTGCCCAGAGGAATGGCCCGGCTGGGGTCTTTCAGCTCCCCtggagggaagggagcagagggGGAGGGTCCTCCACCAGACCCCGCGTCCCTGAGCCCCCGCAGCACCTTGTAGGGGCACCAGGTGGCaaggcagccccctcccccagggacGCTCACCTGACATGTTGGCCCCAGCCATGATACCCGTGCAGCCGTTAAAAAGAACGGCAAAGACGCTGGCGAAGGTCATCATGGCCCCTGTGGTGTAGTCCTTGGCGTAGCCAGCTGAGGAGGAGGGGTCATTCCCGGGGACGAAAGGGGGTCAGCCTCCCTCCTAGGGATCCAGGCGTTttggccctgcctccctcccctcctatTCTAAAACacaccccctgcctccccaccaTCCTGACCAGCTCACCAAGACCCCagccctgaccccaccccagTCTCAGCTGACTTCAGCTCCTCCTTCTCCCCCATGCGCCTCTGTTCTTCCCTCCACACCTTCATCAACGCTCTTTCCTAGCTGCCTTCCCTCGCCCTCCTATCTGAATTTTCCAACCCCTgggatttccctgctggtccagtggctaggactccaagctcccaatacaggggttccggattcaatccttggtcaaggaactagatctcacatgccacaagtaagacccagcacagcaaaacaaataaaaatgaatttcccAGCCCCATTCAAGCCACCTCTAGCTCCTCCAGCTCTCACCGACCCCCTCCCCTCAGTCCATACGCAGGTCTCCCTCCTCT
This genomic window contains:
- the SLC12A9 gene encoding solute carrier family 12 member 9, with protein sequence MASENSPLLAYRLLGEEGVSFPANGAGGPAGAPARKLSTFLGVVVPTVLSMFSIVVFLRIGFVVGHAGLLQALAMLLVAYVILALTVLSVCAIATNGAVRGGGAYFMISRTLGPEVGGSIGLMFYLANVCGCAVSLLGLVEAILDVFGADASGSSGLRVLPQGYGWSLLYGSLLLGLVGGVCTLGAGLYARASFLTFLLVSGSLASVLVSFVAVGPRDIPLAPRPGPNGSSLPPQVGHFTGFNSSTLKANLDAGYAKDYTTGAMMTFASVFAVLFNGCTGIMAGANMSGELKDPSRAIPLGTIVAVAYTFFIYILLFFLSSFTCDRVLLQEDYGFFRAISLWPPLVLVGIYATSLSASMSSLIGASRILHALAQDDLFGVVLAPAKVVSRGGNPWGAVLYSWALVQLVLLAGKLNTLAAVVTVFYLVAYAAVDLSCLSLEWASAPNFRPTFNLFSWHTCLLGVASCLLMMFLISPGAAGGSLLLMGLLSALLTARGGPSSWGYVSQALLFHQVRKYLLRLDVRKDHVKFWRPQLLLLVGNPRGTLPLLRLANQLKKGGLYVLGHVTLGDLDSLPSDPVQPQYGAWLSLVDRAQVKAFVDLTLSPSVRQGAQHLLRISGLGGMKPNTLVLGFYDDAAPQDHFLTDPAFSEPADGTQEAGAPALSTLFPPPRAPGSPRALSPQDYVATVADALKMNKNVVLARACGALPPERLSRGSGGTSQLHHVDVWPLNLLRPRGGPGYVDVCGLFLLQMATILGMVPAWHSARLRIFLCLGPREAPGAAEGRLRALLSQLRIRAEVREVVWGEGAASEEQEEEEEGDFVNGRRGDAEAEALACSANALVRAQQGRGRGGPGGPEEGDGEVGPTTALTFLYLPRPPADSARYLRYLALLEILSRDLGPTLLIHGVTPVTCTDL